In Phycisphaerae bacterium RAS2, the DNA window GTTCGAGAATATCTGGATTCAGCCTGCGGCCGGAGACGCCGGCGGCGCGCTCGGCACCGCGTTGCTGATCTGGCACAAGATGTTGAACAAGCCGCGCACGCCGGAAAAGGGCGACTCGCAATTCGGCTCGTTGCTTGGCCCGGAGTTCGACACCGACTACGTGAAACACTACCTCGATTCCGTCGGTGCGGCCTACGACATCCTTGAAGACGACGCGCTCGACGCACGCGTCGCCAAGTACATGGCTGAAGGCAAGGTCATCGGCTGGTATCAAGGCCGCAGCGAATACGGCCCGCGCGCGCTTGGCTGCCGCAGCATCATTGGCGACCCGCGCAATCAGCAGATGCAGACCGTGATGAACCTCAAAGTGAAATACCGCGAGTCATTCCGGCCGTTTGCTCCGTGCGTCCTTCGTGAACACGTCGATCAGTATTTCGATATGCGGGCAGGCGAAGACAGCCCCTACATGCTGCTGGTCGCGCCCGTGAAGGAGCATCGCCGCAAGCCGCTGACGCCGGAGCAGCAGAAGCTCCAGGGCATCGAATTGTTGAAAGCGCCGCGGTCGGAAGTTCCCGCGATTACTCACGTTGACTACTCCGCCCGCGTGCAGACGGTGGACGACACGCGCCACCCGCGCCTTCGCCGGCTGATGTCCAAGTTCCACGAGGTCACCGGCTGCCCCGTCATCGTCAACACCAGTTTCAATTTGAGCTGGGAGCCGATCGTCAACCGGCCCGAGGAAGCCTATCGCACGTTCATGTCGTCCGACATCGACGTGCTTGTGCTGAACAACGCCGTGCTGGTGAAAGATAACCAGCAGGCCAATCTCGACGCACGGCGCAACGGCAACAACGGTGAGTTCACCGATCCGGGGCTGGAAGCCGTCTGGGCCTGCCCGGCCTGCGGGGGCAAACTGAAAGCCGACAACGGAAAGAACGCGGCTTGCGAGAAGTGCAGCGCCGCATTCACCTGCAACGACGGCATCTGGCAGCTCTTCAGCCCGCACGAGAAGGTGCAGGGCGATGTGACTGACTTGGTGAAGTCGTTTTACGAGGAGCATCCGTTCCCGAATTACGACGATCACGACTCGCTTAGCTCGTTGATTTCAAAATCGCGCAAGGGCGTTTATGCCCGGCTGCTTGGCGATCAGATTCCATACAACGCCCGCATTCTCGAGGTCGGTTGCGGCACGGGGCAGCTCTCGAACTTCCTCGGCATCGGCTGCCGCACGGTCGTTGGCACCGATTTGTGCCTGAACTCGCTGCGCCTTGCCGAGAACTTCCGCCGACAGCAGGGTCTATCTCGCGTTCGCTTCCTGCAGATGAACCTCTTCCGCCCTGCTCTCCAGAAAGAACAATTCGACGTCGTCCTTTGCAACGGCGTGCTGCACCACACCAGCGACCCCTACGGCGGCTTCAAGAGCATCTGCAAGCTGGTCAAGCCCGGCGGCTACATCATCATCGGGTTGTACAACACCTACGGCCGCCTGCTGCTCGACGCACGCCGCGTTTTGTTCCGCATCACCGGCGGTCGCATGAAGTGGATCGACCCCTACATGCGCAAGACACGCATGAGCGCCGGCAAGCAGGACGCCTGGTTCCACGATCAGTATCGCCATCCGCACGAGTCCAAGCACACCATGGGCGAGTTGATCGGCTGGTACGAAGACAACGGGTTTGAATACATCAACGGCATTCCCAAGCCGCGCGTCTGGGATGCGTTTTCCAACAATGAGCGCATGTTCGAAAAGAACCCCAAGGGCACGCTGTTCGAACGGTCCCTCGCACAGACGAAAATGATCTGGACCGGCTCGCAGGAAGGCGGCTTCTACATCATGGTGGGCAGAAAGGTGGGCGGTCGATGATCACGCCTGATTTCTATCCGACGCACAAACAACTTCGCCAGTTCGCCGTCGCGGCGCTCTTCGGCTTCGCGCTGATCGGGTACATGTTCTTCTACCACGGCGCGATAACGACCGGCTTCAAGGTCTGCGCGGGGCTGGGTGTGGTGATCTTCGCCCTCGGCATGATCGCCCCCGAGTCGATTCGCATTGTTTATGCTCTGCTGATCCTGATCACGCTGCCGATCGGTTGGTTAATCTCCAACATTCTGCTTCGCGTGATCTTCTACCTCGTCTTCACGCCGATCGGCATGGTGTTCAAGCTGACCGGTCGAGACCCGCTGCGATTGCAGAAGCCTTCGGCCGGTAGTTACTGGCTGGAGCATCCCGAGCGCACTGACCCCAAGAGTTATTTCCGCCAGGCGTAGCGCGACTCGCCGGCGCAGGAGTTTGCCATGAGCCAGACCGATCCGTCACACAATTCCAAGAACCAGGACGACTTTACGCGCCATGCGACCGAAGCGAGAACGTCCTTCTTCGCCGAATACATCTACCTGCTCAAGCACAACAAGAAATGGTGGATGCTGCCG includes these proteins:
- the novN_2 gene encoding Decarbamoylnovobiocin carbamoyltransferase — its product is MYILGISAFYHDSAAALVKDGVIVAAAQEERFTRKKHDSAFPVKAIQFCLEKAGITADQLDLVGFYEKPLIKFERLLETYLSFVPAGFESFRKALPLWLGKKLFLPREIDKGLKRNNKLRYIFPEHHESHAASAFFPSPFEEAAVVTVDGVGEWATTTIGVGRGNDVKILREIHFPHSLGLLYSAFTYYTGFEVNEGEYKLMGLAPYGQPTYKDLIYQHLIDVRDDGSFWMDMSYFNYCQGLTMTSEKFHQVFGGAPRRGDERITQRHMDLAASVQKVTEDVMMKIAQHAHKETGSKNLCLAGGVALNCVANGKILREGPFENIWIQPAAGDAGGALGTALLIWHKMLNKPRTPEKGDSQFGSLLGPEFDTDYVKHYLDSVGAAYDILEDDALDARVAKYMAEGKVIGWYQGRSEYGPRALGCRSIIGDPRNQQMQTVMNLKVKYRESFRPFAPCVLREHVDQYFDMRAGEDSPYMLLVAPVKEHRRKPLTPEQQKLQGIELLKAPRSEVPAITHVDYSARVQTVDDTRHPRLRRLMSKFHEVTGCPVIVNTSFNLSWEPIVNRPEEAYRTFMSSDIDVLVLNNAVLVKDNQQANLDARRNGNNGEFTDPGLEAVWACPACGGKLKADNGKNAACEKCSAAFTCNDGIWQLFSPHEKVQGDVTDLVKSFYEEHPFPNYDDHDSLSSLISKSRKGVYARLLGDQIPYNARILEVGCGTGQLSNFLGIGCRTVVGTDLCLNSLRLAENFRRQQGLSRVRFLQMNLFRPALQKEQFDVVLCNGVLHHTSDPYGGFKSICKLVKPGGYIIIGLYNTYGRLLLDARRVLFRITGGRMKWIDPYMRKTRMSAGKQDAWFHDQYRHPHESKHTMGELIGWYEDNGFEYINGIPKPRVWDAFSNNERMFEKNPKGTLFERSLAQTKMIWTGSQEGGFYIMVGRKVGGR